TCCTGCCTCGGCACCACCATCCGCGCCGCCGGCTCGGAAGACGCCATGTTCCGCGTCGACCACGATTACGTGCAGGCGGTGGCGCAGGGGGCGCGGGCGCTCGGCGCGCACCAGTTCATCCTGGTCACCTCGGTCGGCGCCGGCGGCCCCGGCTTCTACCTGCGCACCAAGGGCGCCATCGAGCAGACGGTCACCCACCTCGGCTTTGCCCGGGTGGACCTGATCCATCCCGGCATGCTGATCGGCCAGCGTCGCGAACGGCGGCCGATGGAGGCCTTCGGCCAGCGCATGTTCGAAGCCCTGGCGCCGGTGATGATCGGCCCGTTCAGCCGCTACGCCGGCATCCACGCCGAAACGGTGGCCGACGCCATCGTCGCCCTCATCGGCCGGCAGGAGCCGGGCCGCTTCGTGCACGAGAACGACGAGCTGACGGCGCTGGCCAGATAACCGGCCAACCGCCCACGCGTTGCGCCGCCCCGGCACGACAACCGTGATTCGACACCGCCACCCGGCGGAAGCGGCTCCCGAGGCCCCGCCCGCCGCTTGCAAAATGAGCCGACGCAAATTTACTTGGCGCGACCGCCACCCTCCGTAAAAGTTGTAGGTAGGCTTCGCTTCTCGCATACGCATAATTCGCGAGAAATAATGGAGCTGAGAAATTTCAACTTATTTTTCAGTCGGATAATCCACAAATCACCTCGCACCATAGATAACTATTAACATCAATAACATCACCGAATACGCCGCGAATACTTGCCGCGAGGCGTTCAGAAACCATTCCATTAATGTCCCGTTAACCATGCGGGCAGCAAATTCGCCGCCGAACAGTAAGCTTTCCGCTTCGACACACGCTCTGGTGTGAAGCGCCCCTTTGTCGACCGCACGTAGGGCGCCCCCGACCCTGCCGACCGCCCAATCCGGAGCGGCCGACGGCCGGGAACCGAATGCAATCTGAGACATCCGACTGGACTGCGCACGCGAAGGGCCACTCCGCGAACGCTCGTCCATGCCTTTTCGAAGTCGATCTTTCGTCGGAACCTAAGAAGGACGAAGATGAAATGCTGAGCAACATGTCGATCGCCTACAAATTGCTGGCGGCGTTCGCGGCGATGATCCTGATTTCCGTCGCGCTGAACGTCTACATATTCACCAACAAGCAGGCGCTCGAACAGGCCGACGGCTGGACGGACCACACGTACAAGGTGCTGCAGCAGGCCGACGCCATGCAGGCGGCCATGGTGGACCAGGAGACCGGCTTTCGCGGCTACCTCATCACCGGCAAGGACGACAACCTCGGCCCCTACACGTCCGGCCACACCAACTTTCAGGCAGCCTTCCAGCAGCTCAGGACGCTGACGGCCGACAACCCGACCCAGCAGGGCCGGCTCGACCAGATCGCCGCCGCCGCCGACGCCTGGCGCACCAATGTCGCCGAGAAGGGCATCGGCCTGATGGGCTCCGAAGCCACCCGCGAGGCGGCCCGCGACCTCGAGCGCAACGGCGCCGGCAAGACGTCGATGGATGGCATCCGCGCCGTCGTCAAGGAGTTGAAGGGCGCCGAGGAAGGCCTGCTGGGCGACCGCGCCAAGGCGCGCGACAACGCCTTTTCCTCCATCACCTGGTCGATTATCGCCGGCGGCGTGCTGATGGTGGCCTTCGCCGCCCTCGGCGTCCTCGTGCTCAACGGCACCATTTCCACGCCGATCAAGACCATCACCATGCGCATGAAGGCCATCGCCGCCGGCGAGCTGGCCACCGAGGTGCCCTACCTCAAGCGCAAGGACGAGGTGGGCATGATCGCCGACGCGCTGTCGAGTTTCCGCGACAGCTTGGCCGAAACCGAGCGGCTGCGCCAACAGGCCATCGACAGCGAGGCGAAGAACCGCGAGGCCCTGATCCGCGCCCGCAACGAGATCGCCGACGCCTTCGAATCCCGGATGGGCACGCTGGCCGAGGCCTTCGCCAAGTCGTCGGCCGAAGTGGCGGACGCCGCCAAGAACCTTTCGGCCACGGCCGAGGAAACCGCGCGGCAGGCGCAGGCGGTGGCCGGCGCCGCCGAGGAGGCGGCCGGCAACGTGCAGACCGTCGCCGCCGGCGCCGAGGAGCTGTCGACCTCCATCCAGGAGATCTCCAAGCAGGTGAGCCAGTCGTCCTCCATCGCCCGCGATGCGGCGGTCGAGGCGGAGACCAGCGCCCACAACGTGCAGACGCTGTCGCAGGCCGCCCAGCAGATCGGCGAGGTGGTGGTGCTGATCTCCAACATCGCCGCCCAGACCAACCTTCTGGCGCTCAACGCCACCATAGAAGCGGCGCGGGCCGGCGAGGCCGGCAAGGGCTTTGCCGTGGTGGCATCGGAAGTGAAGCAGCTGGCCGACCAGACGGCCAAGGCCACCGACCAGATCGGCCGCAAGATCACCGAGATCCAGGGCGCCACCGGCAACACGGTGGAGGCGATCTCGCGCATCGTGCGCACGGTGACCAGCATCCAGAGTTCGTCGGCGGCCATTGCCAGCGCCGTCGAGGAACAGGGCGCGGCGACCAACGAGATCGCCCGCAACACCCAGCTCGCCGCCACCGGCACCACCGACGTGACCAATAACATCTCGGGCGTCAGCACCGCCGCCGAAATGACCGGCGCCGCCTCGACGCAGTTGATGACGCTGTCGGCCACGCTGAACGGCCAGTCGTCGACCCTTCAGAAGGAAGTCTGCAACTTCGTCACCACCCTGCGCGCCGGCTGATCGCGCGGGACCTGTAGCGGACCGCCTCGCCGCTCATTCGCTGGCGAGGCGCGTCCAGGCCATCTCCTTGCAGATGACGCCGGCCAGCACGCAGCCCTCGGTGGTCATCCGCATCTCGCCCACCTTCAGCGTCATGCGATAGGTCAGGTCGCGCTGGCGGTCGAAGGCGGTGCCCGACCAGCTGCCGCCGTCGTCGGGCTTGACCGACATCACCAGCACGTCGCCGGCCTTCTCGCCCTTGGTGCCCTCACGCACCCAGGTGTTGGTGGCGCAGATGTTGTCGCCGCAGCGCTCCACCTTCACCTTGGCCTTGCCGTCGCCGCGCGCCCACAGGCCGAACAGCGTGGCGTCGGAAGCGGCCAGCGCGGGCGCCGCCGTGAGGGATGCGAGCATGGCGATCAGGACGCGTGACGTCATGGGTCTTCTCCTCTCCTGTCGTTGGCCGGCGCCCCGGC
This DNA window, taken from Pleomorphomonas sp. T1.2MG-36, encodes the following:
- a CDS encoding methyl-accepting chemotaxis protein, with the protein product MLSNMSIAYKLLAAFAAMILISVALNVYIFTNKQALEQADGWTDHTYKVLQQADAMQAAMVDQETGFRGYLITGKDDNLGPYTSGHTNFQAAFQQLRTLTADNPTQQGRLDQIAAAADAWRTNVAEKGIGLMGSEATREAARDLERNGAGKTSMDGIRAVVKELKGAEEGLLGDRAKARDNAFSSITWSIIAGGVLMVAFAALGVLVLNGTISTPIKTITMRMKAIAAGELATEVPYLKRKDEVGMIADALSSFRDSLAETERLRQQAIDSEAKNREALIRARNEIADAFESRMGTLAEAFAKSSAEVADAAKNLSATAEETARQAQAVAGAAEEAAGNVQTVAAGAEELSTSIQEISKQVSQSSSIARDAAVEAETSAHNVQTLSQAAQQIGEVVVLISNIAAQTNLLALNATIEAARAGEAGKGFAVVASEVKQLADQTAKATDQIGRKITEIQGATGNTVEAISRIVRTVTSIQSSSAAIASAVEEQGAATNEIARNTQLAATGTTDVTNNISGVSTAAEMTGAASTQLMTLSATLNGQSSTLQKEVCNFVTTLRAG
- a CDS encoding DUF2147 domain-containing protein; translated protein: MTSRVLIAMLASLTAAPALAASDATLFGLWARGDGKAKVKVERCGDNICATNTWVREGTKGEKAGDVLVMSVKPDDGGSWSGTAFDRQRDLTYRMTLKVGEMRMTTEGCVLAGVICKEMAWTRLASE